The DNA region TTGAGCTCCACCATGACGTCCGTACCGCCCGCGATGGGCACCGCGTCGGGTCGCTCGGCCTTGACGGCGAGCGCCTCGGTCAGCGAGCTGGGGCGCAGGAAATCCACTCTCGGCTCCTCGGTTCGGCGGCGTTGTGTGACGGCTGACTCAGTAGACGCCCTGCGCCCATACGGCGGCAACGGTGCCGAAGCATGAAATCTCCCCTGCACGCGCCGGTCGTTTTGTGCTTTCCTACAAACCTGATGACGACCGTGAAAACTCTGCTCGCGCTACCCGGGCTGCGCTTGCGCGTACGCGCCGGGACGACTCTGCTCGACCGTCCGGTGTCCCGGATCTACGTCACGGAACTGCCCGATCCCGGGCGGTACGTGTCGGCGGGCGAATTCGTCCTGAGCGGACTGCTGTGGTGGCGCGGGCCGGGTGATTCCGAAGCCTTCGTCGCCGCGCTCGCGAAGGCCGGGGCGGCGGCGCTGGCGGCGTCCGGGGCGGATTCCGACGGCATTCCCGAGGATCTCGTCGAAGCCTGTACGCGACACGGGATCCCGTTGCTGGAAGTGCCGGCCGATCTGTCGTTCTCGGTCGTCACCGAACGCGTCGTCCTGGCGCTCGCCGCGGCCGCGGAAGGCGCTCGCAAACGTTTGCTTTCAGCGGCGACGGAAGACGCGTCGGTGGAAACGCTGCTGGAGCGGGCGCGCGCCGAGATCGGTCTCCCCTGCTGGGTGGAACCCGCCGGCACGGCGTCGGAACTCGTGCGGCGGTTCGTCGCCGCGGGCGGCCGTTCCCTGGAAGCGGACGACGTCTCGGTCCGCCCGGTCGGGGCAGGCACGCGGTGCCGTGGCTGCTCGCGATCGGCGGCGCGCTGACCGCCGCCCAGGCGGAGATCGCCGAGGAACTCGCCGGGCTGATCGGGCTCGCGCGCACGCGGGCGGACGAGGTCCGCGCCGTCACCGACAGGGTGCTCGAACCCTTGCTCGCCGCACTCGACGAAGGAAGCGATCCGCACCCGGCGCTGACCGCGACCGGGCTGCGCGGCGATCTGCGGTTCGTCGTCGCGCGCACCGAAGGATCCGAAGCGGCACGCGGCATCCTGACGGAACTGCTGCCGCCGGGCGCACTGGTCGGCCCCGCCGGGGAAACCACCTGGGCGGTGGCCGAGGACGACGGCGAGTGGCCGGAAGAGTGGCCGGCCACGGTGACCGCCGCACTGTCCACAGTGGAACCGCTGCTGCCGTGCCGCCGGGTGCTGATCGGCATCAGCGACCGCTCCCCGGTCTCCGTGCTGCGGGGCGCCAAGGAAGTCGCGCGCTACGCGCTGGCCGTGGCGGCGGAACGGCCCGGCACGATCGAGGTCGTCCCCGGCGGCGAGATCGGCATGCACCGGCTGCTGCTGGCGGGCACCCCTGACGATCTGCGGGCGGCGTTGCGGCGCCGGGTGCTGGGCCCGTTGCTGAGCTACGACGCCGAGCAGGGCACCGATCTGGTGCACACCCTGCGCGTCTTCCTCGAATGTTCCGGCTCGCCGACGCGGGCCGCGCGGGCGCTGCACATCCATGTCAACACCTTGCGGTACCGGATCGGGCGCGCGAGCGAACTGCTCGGCACCGATCTGACCGAGTTCACCGAACAGCTCGACGTCTATTTGGCCTTGTCGGCAGGGAGCTGAAATGGGCATCACCACGGCGAAAGAAGCCGCCTACGACCCGCGCGTGCTCGCCTTCGGCCGGATGATGGGCGCGGCGAACCGGCTCGAATACCTGCTCGGCCGCGCGCTGGAGGCCGAATGCGGGATCTCGCATCTGATGTTCGAAGTCCTCCTGATCGTCGGCCGATCCGGTGAGGCCGGGATGAGCATGCGCGCGATCGCGCAGGAGCAGGTGCTGACCACCGGCGGCGCGACACGGCTGGTCGACCGGATGACGACGCTCGGCCTGGTCGTCCGTTCTTCCGATCCCCAGGACCGCCGCGTCCAGCTCGTGCGGCTGACCGCGCGAGGCGAGGAGACGACGGTGCGGGCCGCGCGGGTGCACGTGGAGAACATCCAGCGGCTCTTCCTCGACCCGCTGCCCGCGGACCATCGCGAACGGTTCGCCCAGGACCTGCGGACGCTGAGCCACTCGGCACGTGACGCACTCCCCAAACTCCGGTAGGAATATCTGACCAGTCAGACATCGTTGGTCTCGACATGAAGCTCATCTATGTCTTCGACGCGTACTGCGGCTGGTCGTACGGGTTCGCCCGCACCATGGCCGACGTCGCGCACCGGCATCCGGACCTGCCGGTCGAAGTGGTTTCCGGCGGCCTGTTCCTGGGCGGGCGCCGGGTGCCGATCCGGCAGTTCGGCTACGTCCAGGGAGCCAACGCCGAGATCACCAGCCGCACCGGCGCGCCGTTCGGGGAAAGCTACGAACGGCTGATCGCGGACGGCGAGTTCGTCATGGACTCCGAGGCCGCCGCCTGCGGGATGGCGGCGTTGCGCGAGGTCGCGCCGGACCGCGCGGTGCGGCTCGCGGCCCTGCTGCAGGAAGCCTTCTATCTCGACGGACTGAGCCTCTCCGAGGTTTCGACCTATCGCGTGGTCGCGCAGCGAGCGGGCCTGGACGGGGACGCCGTCGAGGCCGCACTGGACCGCGTATCCGCGGCGGACGACTTCCAGCGAGCGCGGGAACTGGGCGTCACGGGCTATCCGACCCTGCTCGCGTCCTTTTCCGGGGAACGAGTGGTGACGCTGGTCGCCGGGAACGCGAGCGCGGACGAAGTGGAGCGGCGGATCGGCGCGCTGGTTTCCTAGACTTCGCGCATGCCTTTGACGATTCGACCGGCCACAGCCGCGGACGCCGACGCCGTCGCCAAGATCTGGTACCACGGCTGGCAGGACGGCCACCTCGGCAACGTGCCCGACTCGCTCGTCCGGATCCGCACCCGCGATTCGTTCTGGACCCGGGCCGCGGACCGCGTCGGCGACACGACCGTCGCCGTGTCGGGCGGCGAGGTGGCGGGTTTCGTGATGGTCGTCGGCGACGAGGTCGAACAGGTTTACGTCTCCTCGGACCATCGCGGAAGCGGAGTGGCCGGGGCGCTGCTCGCGGAGGCCGAACGACTGGTGCGCGAGGGCGGGCATGCCCGTGCCTGGCTCGCGGTGGCGCCGGGGAACGCGCGGGCGCGGCGGTTTTACGAGCGGTGCGGATGGGCCGATGAGGGTGAGTTCGACAATCGGGTTCTCGGTCCGGATGGGGTGGTTTCGGTACCTTGCCGGCGATACGTCAAGGCGGTCGCTTGAGTTTCCTTCCCGGGCGCGTTTAGTCGACTAAATGCGGCGCACTTTCCTTGCGCGACCCTTCCTGCGCGCATTTAGTCGGCTAAATGCGAGGCGCCTTCTTTCCGTGGCCTCATGCGAGCGACGCAGCATCGCCATTGGGCGACGGCGGCAGTCCGGCCATCGCTGGTTCACCGACGGACGCGTTTAGTCGACTAACTGCGGCAGCATCCTTCGCATTTAGTCGGCTAAACGCGGGGGTTGCCCAAGGTGATCCGACGTCGGCGGCCGTTTCACTCTTCAGTGTTGTTGGCGCGTTTCGCTGGTCGCTTAAAATTACGAACACGTGTTCGAATTCTTCGGGTATGATGGAGTCGTGTCCGAGACCTTCCTCCCCGAGTTGCCGCAGGAGTTGTGGCGCGCCGGCAAGCTGGAGCTTGCACATGGCGTGCAACAGTCGCTGCAGGTGATTCGGATGGCGACCGCCGCGCTGGGGCAGTTCTTGGCGGAGATCGAATCTCGGGGCGTCAAAGACTTGTACGGCCATGGCACTACGGCCAGCTGGCTCGCGGAAATGGCGGGATTGTCGCGTGCCGAGGCCGGTGCGGTCGTGAAGCGGGCCATCGCCCTGAACCCCACCCGCGCCCTGGACGGCACCGAAGTCCCCGCCGTTGCTCCCGCCACCGCCGCGGTCGCCGCCGAAGGACTGATCGGGAACGAACGGATCGATCAGATTCTGGAGATTTTGAAACGGCTCCCGGCGGATACCTCTGCGGAGGATCGGGCGAAGGCGGAGAAGATCCTCGCCGACCTGGCCCCGAACGCCGGACCCGCACAGCTCACCAAGGCCGAAGCAAACCTGCTGGGCTGGCTCGACCCGGACGGCAAGGAACCCAAAGACCCGGAGCCGAAGGAACCACGCCGGGAGATCACCCTGGAGCGCCGGAAGGACGGGTTCTGGAAGCTGACCGGCCTCTTGGACGATGAGACCGGGGCTCGGACGGCGGCCGCGTTGGAGGCGCATGCCCAGCCACGGCCGGTGGACGAGTTCGGGCAGGCGGATCTGCGGATGAAATGCGAGCGCATGGGAGACGCCTGGGTCGACCTGCTGGATCTGGCGATCGCCTGCCCGGACCAGCCCGGGACCAGCGGCTACCGCACCTTGGTGCACGTCACCATCGGGCTTGAGGAACTGAAGTCCGGTCTCGGGACCGCGTGCCTCGACTTCGTCGGCACGATGACCGCGCGGGAAGCGCGGCTCGCGGCCTGTGACTGCCTCATGCTGCCGGTCGTGATGAGTGCCTCGGGCGAGCCGCTGGATATGGGACGGCTACGACGGTTCGTCACCCCAGGCCAGAGACGCGCGTTGAACATCCGCGACGGAGGCTGCGCCTTCCCCGGCTGTCATCGGAAACCCAAGAACTGCCACGCCCACCACATTCACCACTGGGCAGACGGCGGACCCACAGACCTCCGGAACCTCGTACTGCTCTGCAGCTTCCACCACCGCCTGATCCACCACGGCGACTGGGAAGTACACATGGCCGCCGACGGACTACCGGAATTCATCCCACCCCAATACCGAGACCCGCTCCGAAAACCCCGCCGCAACACCCTGCACCACGTCTGAACTCCGAAGAGCCCGTCGGCCACGCCGGCGACGGGCCCTTCGTCATGCCCGCCAGCCACCCCTGACCGGACCTATCACGCACGACTGTGTGGATTTCGGGTCATCCAACGCTCCAAAATCCACACACCGAGTCGAGATCCTCAGGACTCGGCGACGAAGCCCTCCCCAACAGAGACTCAAGCCGACTCCAGGTAAGCCAAAGCCATCTCGGTCGTCTCACTCGCCCAGACGTCCCAGCTCAGGCCATCGGGCCAGAACCGGCCACTGGCGGCCCGGTGCACACAGGATCCGATGATGGTCCGGCTCATCATCCGGATCGCCTGCTCCCCGCCCACCCGGCGGATCTCGTCGAGACAAGGCTGAGCCGCCTCCAAGAAACCGCGCTGGATCGTGGCCAGCGCCCGGAGACCACGGTCCCGCCCCTCGGCGCGCTGGCTGTCGAGCAGCTCGGAGAAGATCCGGTCGTGGCGGGCGAATGTCCCCGCCAGAGCCCGGGTGAACGCGCTGACGATCCCGCGCAGCCCGGGCTCCGCGGCGCCGAGCGCTTCGCCGACGCTGGATTCCAACTGCCCGAGCAGCTGGTCTTTGACGGCGTACAGCAGCTGGTTCTTGCCGGAAAACCGGCGATAGATGGCGCCCACCGACATTCCCGCCTGCTCGGCGACCGCCGCGACGGTGAACTCCTCGAAGCCCTGGCTCGCCAGAACGTGCTCGGCGGCGGCCAGCACCTTCTGCAGGGATTCCCGGCTGCGGGCTTGCTGCGGCGGCCGGAAGCCCTGATCGACGGATGGCTGACTCACCGGCCGGACGTTACCACAAATGCGAATGATAACTTCCGTTCGCATCTGACGAGCACGAGGAGGCCGGCCCGTGGTGAGCATCGAAGTACAGGACGCCTACGTCGATTTCCCGATCTTCGACGCCAAGACCCGGTCACTCAAGAAACGGGTGCTCGGCAAGGTCGGCGGCAAGATCGGCACCGAGGCGAAAGTCCCGATCATCGAGGCCCTGCGGGACATTTCCCTGTCACTGGGCGAGGGCGATCGGGTCGGCCTGGTCGGGCACAACGGTGCCGGGAAGTCCACTCTCCTGCGACTGCTGTCGGGCATCTACGAGCCGACGAGGGGCAGCACACGGGTCGTCGGGCGGATCGCGCCGGTGTTCGACCTCGGCGTGGGGCTGGATCCCGAGGTCTCGGGTCACGAGAACATCCTGATCCGGGGCCTGTTCCTCGGCATGAGCCGCAAGCAGATGGCGAAACGGGTCGACGACATCGCCGAGTTCACCGAACTGGGCGACTACCTGCACCTGCCCTTGCGCACCTACTCCGCCGGGATGCGGGTGCGGCTCGCGCTCGGTGTGGTGACCACCATCGATCCCGAGATCCTCATCCTCGACGAGGGCCTCGGCGCGATCGACGCCGCGTTCCTCGCCAAGGCCCGCGAGCGGCTGGTCGACCTCGCGCGCCGCTCGGGCGTGCTGGTGTTCGCCTCGCACTCCGACGAGTTGCTGCGCGAACTGTGCACCACCGCCCTCTGGATGGACGAAGGCCGGATCCGCGCACGCGGTTCACTGGACGACGTTCTCGCCGAATATCACGCGGTCCTTCGCGCGTAGCCGTCCAACTCGGCTCGCGAGAACGAAAGCTCCCCCACGTCCACTGCTCCGCAATCCAGCCCACGCAACAAGAAGCTCGCCAGAGCCTGCGCGGTCGCCGGTTCGTCCAGCACTCCGCGCCCGGTTTGGTCCGCGTAGTCGCGCAGGCGGCCGAGCGCCGCCGGGAAACCCTCGCGGAAGAAGGCGTACGTGGCGGCGAACCGGGTCGGCAGCTGATGCGGGTGCAGATCCCAGCCCTGATAGAAACCTCGCTCCAGCGAGCGCCGCACCAACCGCAGATGTTCGCGCCAGGCCGGGAGGATCGCGTCGCCGACGGGCAGTTTGTTGGTCGAGCCGTCCGAAAGCCGGACGCCAGTGCCCGCAGCCGAAACCTGCATGAGCTGCTTGGCGAAATCGGCGGCCGGATGTTCCATGCTCTGGTGTTCGGCGCTGATCCCGAGCCCGGCGCTGTAATCGTAGGTGCCGTAGTGCAGGCCGGAGCAACGCCCGCGCGCGGCTTCGATGATCCGCGGGACCGCCACCGTCCCATCGATGTCCACAATGGACTGGGCGGTCTCGATCTGGACTTCGAACCGCAAGACTCCCTCTGCCAGGCCGTACGCGGATTCGAGGCGCTCCAGGACATCCGCCGCCACCTCGACCTGCTCGACGGCGGTCACCTTCGGCAGCGTGACGACGAAGCCTTCCGGCAGCGGCCCGCTTTCCAGCAATCCGGCCAAGAAGAGATCGAGCGTGCGGATGCCACGACGGCGGGTCGCGGCTTCGAAGCTCTTGAAGCGGATGCCGACGAAAGGCGTGCCGCCCGTGACGGCGAGGGTCCGCCCCGCGGCGAGCGCGATGACGTCCTCTTCGTCGTCGCCGGGCCTGCCGAGACCGTCCTCGAAGTCGATCCGCAGATCTTCGATCGGCTCGGTCAGCAGTTTCGTCCGGACCCGGTCGGCGATGTCCGCGTCCAGGCCCAGCTGGTCGGCGTGTTCGCCGAAGACCCGCAGGGCCTGCTTTCCCCAATCCGCCACGAGCCGCGTCTTGTACTGCGACGCGGGCACGTACACGGTGTGCACGGGCTGGCGGCCGGGCGGCTCGCCGGGATACTTGGCCGTGACGCGCGCGTCCGCCTCGGCGAGGCGCGCGTCAGCGGCGGTGTAGACGTCCTCGGTGAGCCGCCCGTTCCCCATCTGTCTACTTGATCCGTTCGTAGGCGGGCAGGGTCAGGAAGTCCGGGAACTCGTCGGCGAGCGCGACCTGCTCGAACAGCTCGACGGCGGGCTCCAGCAGTTCCGGCTTGATCTCGGCCGCGAGTTCGCCGCGGACCTCGGCCAGCACGCCACGCACCAGGTCGGCGGTGACCTTGTCGCCGCTGTCGAGCTGCGTGCCGTTGCGCACCCACTGCCACACCTGCGAACGCGAGATCTCCGCGGTGGCGGCGTCCTCCATCAGGTTGTGGATGGCCGCCGCGCCGTTCCCGCTCAGCCAGGAGGCGATGTAACGGATGCCGACGTCGACGGCGCCACGCAGCCCGGCCGCGGTGGCTCCACCAGGGGTCGAGGCCGCGTCGAGCAGCTGGTCGGCGGTGACGGACACCTCGTCGCGGGTGCGGTCGAGCTGGTTCGGCTTGTCGCCGAGGACCTTGTCGAACTCCTCGCGGCAGATGTCCACCATGCCGGGGTGCGCGACCCAGGAACCGTCGAAGCCGTCGCCCGCCTCACGGCTCTTGTCGGCGCGGACCTTGTCGAGCGCCGCGGCGGTGACTTCCGGATCCTTGCGGTTCGGGATGAACGCGGCCATCCCGCCGATCGCGAACGCGCCGCGCTTGTGGCAGGTGCGCACCAGCAGTTCGGTGTACGCGCGCATGAACGGCGCGGTCATGGTGACCGAGTTGCGGTCCGGCAGGACGAACTTCTCGCCCGCGTCGCGGAAGTACTTGATGACGCTGAACAGGTAGTCCCAGCGGCCGGCGTTGAGGCCGGAGGCGTGCTCGCGCAGTTCGTAGAGGATCTCCTCCATCTCGAACGCGGCCGGGATGGTCTCGATCAGCACGGTCGCGCGGACGGTGCCGTGCTCGATGCCGAGCGCCTTCTCCGCGTGGGTGAAGACGTCGTTCCAGAGCCGGGCTTCGAGATGGCTCTCCATCTTCGGCAGGTAGAAGTACGGGCCCTTGCCGCGGTTGAGCAGCTCCTGCGCGTTGTGGAAGAAGTGCAGGCCGAAGTCGACCAGCGCGCCGACGGCCTGGCGCCCGCCGAAGGACAGGCCGCGCTCGTCGAGGTGCCAGCCGCGCGGGCGGACGACGATGGTCGCGTGCTCGACGTCGTCCTTCAGCGCGTAGCTCTTGCCGCCGCTCTCCAGCGTGATGGTCTCGCGGACCGCGTCGTACAGGTTGACCTGGCCGGAGACGACGTTCGCCCAGTGCGGCGTGTTGGCGTCTTCGAGGTCGGCGAGCCAGACCTTGGCGCCGGAGTTCAGCGCGTTGATGGTCATCTTGCGGTCGGTCGGGCCGGTGATCTCGACGCGGCGGTCGCGCAGGGCGGGCGGGGCCTCGGCGACCTTCCAGTCGCCCTCGCGGATCTCCTTGGTCTCGGGCAGGAAGTCCAGCTTGCCGGTGGTCCTGGCCTCCTCGCGGCGCTTGCTCCTGGCCTGCAGCAGCTCGTCGCGGCGGGCGGCGAAGGCCTCGTGCAGGCCGGCGAGGAAGGCGAGCGCCTCCGGCGTGAGGATTTCGTCCCCGCGCTCGACCGGATCGCCGAGCACCTGAGCTTCAGACATGAGTAACACCCCGAGTTCGGATAAATAACGTCCCTACGGTTTTACATGACGGACTATAGTTTCTGCATAGCGGAACATCAACGCCGACGTAAGGAGTACCACGGTGGCAGCGGAGAAGAACGGGCGCGATGGCGGCGTCCAGTCACTTCAGCGGGCCTTCGAGCTCCTCGAGCATCTCGCGGACACCGGCGGGGAGGCCAGTCTTTCGGAGCTGGCGACCCTGTCCGGATTGCCGATGCCGACCATTCACCGGCTGATCAGGACACTGGTGGATCTGGGCTACGTCCGGCAGAACACCAACCGCCGGTACGCGCTGGGCGCCCGGCTCATCCGGCTGGGTGAGAACGCCAGCATGCAGTTCGGCTCCTGGGCACGTCCGCTGCTCGCGGAGCTGGTCGACGAGGTCGGCGAGACCGCGAACCTCGCCGTCCTGGAGCGGGACGAGGTCGTGTACGTCGCCCAGGTGCCCTCGAAGCACTCGATGCGGATGTTCACCGAGGTCGGCAGGCGGCTGCTGCCGCACGGCACCGGCGTGGGGAAGGCGATGCTCGCGCATCTGCCGTCCGAAGACGTCACGGCGCTGCTCGCCAGGACGGGCATGCCGTCCTACACCGAGCACACCTTCACCGACCAGGACGCGCTCCTGCGCGAGCTGGCGAAAATCGCCCAGCAGGGTTACGCGCTCGACGAAGCGGAGCAGGAGCTGGGCGTCCGCTGCGTGGCCGTGGCGGTCCCGGGCGCGCCCGTGCCGGCGGCCGTCTCGGTGTCCGGGCCTTCGGGGCGGCTCACGATGGAGGCCGTCGAGCGGATCGCGCCCGTCGTCCAGCGGATCGCGACCTCGCTCGGCTCGACCCTTTCGCGGGACGGGGTCACCGTTTGAGCCTGGTCTCCAAACCGTCGAGCATCCTGTCCAGCCCGTAGCGGAACTTCTCGTCGCGAAGCCGGACAGGATCGGCTTCGCCCTCTCCCCTGGCCAGCATTTCCCGCTGGTGCGGATGTTCCCGCGCGGCCTCCTCGACGGCGGGACGCAGACGTTCCGCCCATTCGCGCTCGTTCCGGCCGCTCTTGGCGACGGTCGTGAGCCAGGCCGCCTCCGTCGTCCCCATGCCGATGACGTAGGAGATGACGGCGCTGATCGCCTGATTCGCCTCGTCTCCGGGGAAGCCCGCGCCCACGAAGACGCCCAGCAGCCGCTCGTTGAGCCGCATGACGTTCGGCCCGAGGTACGACAGGCCCACCGAGCCGAGCAGTGACGCCACCCACGGGTGCCGCAGGATCATCGCGCGGACACTTTCCGCCCCCACGACGGCCGCCTCACGCCACCGGGCCGGATCGTCGATATCCGGCACGGTGATCTCGCCGTAGACCTCGTCGACGACCAGTTCGATCAGCTCGTCACGGTTCGCGACATGCCGGTAGAGCGAGGTCGCGCCCGCGTTCAGCGCGGTGCCCAGCCTGCGCATGCTCAGCGCGTCGACGCCTTCGACGTCCAGGAGCCGGACGGCCTCGGCCACGATCTGCGCCTGGCTCAGCGCGGGCTGATCCCGCTTCCGGCGAGGGCGGGTCCACACCGACTGGATCGGCTGTTCTTCGACTGACATGCGTCCATTCTAGCGCACGAAGTACCCCATTGCGTACGTCGTTCCGATATGCGTACAGTGTGCGCATCAACCGAACAACGTACGCAAACACTCTGGGGGTTTCCCGATGAACGTGCCCATCCGCGATCCACGCCGCTGGTGGATCCTGATCGTGCTCTGCCTGAGCACGCTCGTGCTGGTGGTCGACAACATGGTGCTGACGGTCGCCGTGCCGCCGCTGGCCGAGGATCTCGGCGCGAGCGCCCAGGACACGCAATGGATCCTGGACTCCTACATCCTGGTGTTCGCCGGGCTGCTGCTCACGTCGGGAAGTCTCGGCGACCGGTTCGGGCGCCGAAAGGTGATGGTCATCGGCCTCCTCCTGTTCGGGGTGGCCTCACTCGTCGCGGCGTTCGCCGCGAACCCGCTCGAACTGATCGCTTCCCGCGCCGTGATGGGCGTCGGCGGCGCGCTGATCATGCCGAGCACCCTGTCGATCCTGATCACCGTCTTCGACGACGAGGAACGCCGCAAGGCGATGGCGGCCTGGAGCGCGGTCGCGATGATCGGCCTGATCGGCGGCCCGGTGCTGGGTGGCGTGCTGATCGCGTGGTTCTGGTGGGGCGCGGTGTTCCTGATCAACGTGCCGATCGTCGTCATCGCGGTGCTCGCCGCGTTCACCCTGATGCCGGAGTCCAAGGGCCCGTGGCAGAAGCCGGACCCGCTCGGCGCCGTCCTCTCCGCGGCGGGCATGGTCGCGCTGGTCTGGACGATCATCGAGCTGCCCAAGCACGGTCTCGCCGAAGCCGGAACCCTGATCCCGCTGGCGATCGCGGCGGTGAGCCTGACCGGTTTCGTGTTCTGGGAGCGGCACACGCCGTCGCCGATGGTCCCGCTGAAGCTGTTCCGCAAGCGCAACTTCAGTGGCGGCAGCCTGTCGCTCACGCTGGTGCAGATCGGCAACGGCGGCCTGCTGCTGCTCCTGACCCAGTACCTGCAGTTCGTGCTGGGCTACACGCCGACCGAGGCGGGGCTCGCGTTCATCCCGATGGCCATCGCCTCTCTGCTGTTCAACACCCTCGGCGCCACGCTGGGCCGGAAGATCGGCAACCGCGCGCTGGCCACGGGCGGGATGATCGTGATGGCGGGCGGCTTCGGCCTGCTCGCGACGCTCTCGGCGAACGAGGGCTTCCTGCTGCCCGCGGCCGCGCTGTTCCTGCTCGGTACGGGCGGCGGGCTGGCGATGCCGGCGGCGATCGCGGCGCTGATGGGCGAGGTCCCGGAGGAGCAGGCCGGGGTCGGCTCCGCGCTCAACGACACCATCCAG from Amycolatopsis sp. EV170708-02-1 includes:
- a CDS encoding TetR/AcrR family transcriptional regulator; translation: MSVEEQPIQSVWTRPRRKRDQPALSQAQIVAEAVRLLDVEGVDALSMRRLGTALNAGATSLYRHVANRDELIELVVDEVYGEITVPDIDDPARWREAAVVGAESVRAMILRHPWVASLLGSVGLSYLGPNVMRLNERLLGVFVGAGFPGDEANQAISAVISYVIGMGTTEAAWLTTVAKSGRNEREWAERLRPAVEEAAREHPHQREMLARGEGEADPVRLRDEKFRYGLDRMLDGLETRLKR
- a CDS encoding MFS transporter gives rise to the protein MNVPIRDPRRWWILIVLCLSTLVLVVDNMVLTVAVPPLAEDLGASAQDTQWILDSYILVFAGLLLTSGSLGDRFGRRKVMVIGLLLFGVASLVAAFAANPLELIASRAVMGVGGALIMPSTLSILITVFDDEERRKAMAAWSAVAMIGLIGGPVLGGVLIAWFWWGAVFLINVPIVVIAVLAAFTLMPESKGPWQKPDPLGAVLSAAGMVALVWTIIELPKHGLAEAGTLIPLAIAAVSLTGFVFWERHTPSPMVPLKLFRKRNFSGGSLSLTLVQIGNGGLLLLLTQYLQFVLGYTPTEAGLAFIPMAIASLLFNTLGATLGRKIGNRALATGGMIVMAGGFGLLATLSANEGFLLPAAALFLLGTGGGLAMPAAIAALMGEVPEEQAGVGSALNDTIQQLGAALGIAILGSIVSSLFTSQMPDSAPAQARLSIGDAFATGHDGIIAAARESFTSAMSTTFLASAIGVLAAAVVAFLVMRDKKTAPVSPGENVPVTA